One window of Toxotes jaculatrix isolate fToxJac2 chromosome 19, fToxJac2.pri, whole genome shotgun sequence genomic DNA carries:
- the taf1a gene encoding TATA box-binding protein-associated factor RNA polymerase I subunit A, with product MDDLERELGLLQDLENDNDSSDNNSAKGGKRSKLPLVNSMCAETPKETGFHQSTRICLEQIREAMLHHRWQEAAEYMACYSQMLEDPTQGTTQQYKELIWRLSTEILHHLPNSKLEDYNNIYERMKHSGVKHYLMISLEHSFHLLLHGHIEDAKRQLSVAESWRYGKESAAQDQKTKLIQAYRSLLDYMIWCDKKFTYSNTDNPDSGDNQEMHNYFRQASVNLKEILKNPGVWDPFILSYVEMLEFYEDHKEALKVLNDYAYDNSFPPNPNAHVYLYQFLKRHDTSEKKLMKVLKILQVLVPSHELMLEYSSLLLQSEKKSDIQKALGVVLKMLDFACWRSSLDAWKCLKAIIQKLQLQEDWKEVVVQKMAERKDWWPALHFTSFHASKDSEENPELMEVKASLVKVLCPDLILKYTAGGVTSGEWT from the exons ATGGATGACTTGGAGAGAGAGCTGGGGCTTCTTCAAGACTTGGAAAATGACAACGACTCTTCAGACAACAACTCtgcaaaaggaggaaaaaggtCCAAGCTCCCTCTGGTTAATTCCATGTGTGCAG aGACACCAAAGGAAACTGGGTTTCACCAGAGTACCAGGATCTGTCTGGAGCAGATCAGAGAAGCTATGCTGCATCATAGATGGCAAGAGGCAGCAGAATATATGGCATGTTACTCCCAAATGTTAGAAGACCCAACCCAAGGCACCACACAGCAGTACAAAGAG CTTATTTGGAGACTCAGCACTGAGATACTTCATCATCTCCCCAACTCAAAGCTGGAAGACTACAACAACATCTATGAACGAATGAAACATTCAGGAGTTAAGCATTATCTGATG ATCAGTCTGGAACATTCcttccacctgctgctccaTGGTCACATTGAAGATGCAAAGCGTCAGCTGTCTGTTGCTGAAAGTTGGAGGTATGGGAAGGAGTCAGCAGCTCAGGATCAGAAGACTAAACTGATCCAGGCCTACAGGAGCCTGCTGGATTATATGATCTGGTGTGACAAAAAGTTCACATACTCCAACACCG ACAATCCCGACTCTGGTGACAACCAAGAGATGCATAACTACTTCAGACAGGCCTCTGTAAATCTTaaggagattttaaaaaatcctggTGTCTGGGATCCCTTCATACTGAGTTATGTTGAG ATGCTGGAGTTCTATGAGGATCACAAGGAGGCTCTGAAAGTCCTGAATGACTACGCCTATGACAACAGTTTTCCACCCAATCCCAACGCGCATGTTTATCTCTATCAGTTCTTAAAGCGGCATGATACTTCTGAGAAGAAACTAATGAAAGTGTTGAAG ATCCTCCAAGTTTTAGTCCCAAGTCATGAGTTGATGTTGGAGTACAGCTCTCTCCTGCTTCAGTCAG agaaaaaaagtgatattcAAAAAGCTTTAGGAGTCGTTTTAAAAATGCTGGACTTCGCCTGCTGGAGGAGCAGCCTGGATGCGTGGAAGTGTTTAAAGGCCATTATTCAGAAAttacagctaca AGAAGACTGGAAGGAGGTTGTTGTTCAAAAAATGGCTGAGAGAAAAGACTGGTGGCCTGCACTGCACTTCACAAGCTTCCATGCCAGTAAAGACTCTGAGGAGAACCCAGAGCTGATGGAGGTGAAGGCATCGCTGGTAAAAGTCCTTTGTCCTG ACCTAATTCTTAAGTACACTGCTGGAGGGGTAACCAGTGGAGAGTGGACCTGA